The genomic window CGACACCATAGCCATCTTCCGTCGCCTATTCATCACATGGCGCGCGCTGGGCATCATCTTATGGCCATTCAATAAATATCTGCGCATTGTCTACGATTTGTTGATGACCATTTTCGTTACCTTCGGCTTTCCATTGCATTTAGTGCTGGGCATCATTTTCAGCACCAATCAGGAGCAATTCTTCATCAATCTGGCCATCGGCATTGCGAGCGTTTCGTGCACCTTAAAGCATTTGTTGCTGCGATATCGTCTGAGTGAAATGCTTATGGTAAATGAAATTCTTGCACGTCTGGATGAACGCGTGCACACCAATATGGACTATGACTACTACAAGCGCTTTATAGAGCGCCCGTGTAATTTTATGATCAATTTCTTCACGCGCTGCTACTTCGCGGTCAGCATAACGGCGCTTCTCACGGCCTTAGTCACCGGCGAGCTGCTCTATCCCGCCTTTGTGCCGCTGGCCTGGCGTACCTCGATTTCGCAATATATTGTGGCCATACTGTTTCAATTCGCGGGCGTTTCGCTACAAATCGCAGAATATAGCTAACGACGCTTATGGTCCGGTGGTGATTTGTATGCTTTCTGGGCATCGTGATCCTAGAGATGGATATTTCAAGTTATGAAACAATATGCAGCAGCTCATATCAAAAAtctcgaaaaacataccaaCCCAGAGGGGCGGCGACTTGCCAACCCAGATGAGAAATGCCGAAGACTTAATCGGAAAAAAAACGCATAGCCTTGCTCCAGAAATTTGAACGACTGGCCAACAGATGTTATTTTCTGTCAGTTGTCTTtcagtatatttatgtatttcctgtaaatactgtcgcattctaattaaaagaaaaatattgcttgCTAGTTGTTGCTAGGTATAATTGACtttataacatttcaataaaaatataaaacgagacagtaaaataaaatcgaagTACTTCACATTAAGTACAATAGTAAGCAGCAGTTCTTCGATTTGTATTCCtcttttgattgaaaaatatttttgttctgatttccatttattttatttctacttcAAGTGATGAAACAAAGTTATTGATTAATCTACATTCGGTGCAAACTACATTTGATTTCTACACCAACTCATAGTTGAATACAGCATTGCATATTTACCACTCCACGACAACAACTCTACTTCATATTCATTAGCACAGTGTAAAGTGAGTAAGCACTTTTGCAAGTAGCCACAAATGAAGTCAAATGTATgttgatgattcctccagcagTGGGCGTTAGTTGCTTCCTCGAAAGCTCCGTGAAGATTCGTAGGTTTTGCTGAAAGCTCTTGCGTTGCTCCAACCAATTGCATCTGAAAATTGCATAGGGCAGATCTTGAAATTCTTCCTGCATTTTACTGCCATAATAGCAGGCTGGCAACAGCTCTATAGCCATGGAGAAAAAGTAGACTGAATAATAGACGTAACCGAAAAGATTGTCCACGAACAACAGCATAAACACAACAGTCATGCAAATATTCAGCCCAACCGAGGAGAATTGCACCATTTGAGTGTACCAAAATATGTCTTGCAACAAGTCGAAactcctttaaaaaaattagtgattTATGAAAAtagaatacatatattttctttcaactaACCTTAGCAATATCTTGTGATCCTCAATGCACTCGTTCAACTCACGCTCATGTGTCAAACGCGACTTTGATTTATCATAGCCGATCCTTGACACGCGCATGGCCAACAAACGCACTTGGCCCGACATCACGCACAAACTTATAGGCGCAAAAGTATCGTGAGCCAAATTCTGGGTGATCTGCATGGACACGCCGAAGATCTGATAGAAGACCGCAGCGTAATATCT from Anastrepha ludens isolate Willacy chromosome 5, idAnaLude1.1, whole genome shotgun sequence includes these protein-coding regions:
- the LOC128863505 gene encoding odorant receptor 33b-like, which produces MLRDLFISKAVRNVPVDSDSFFKIFWMCWKLMGIGIESNKWYIWVYDIMVNLFITIFYPIHLTIGLFLVPTLADVFKNLTINITDVTCSVKHYLFRYKLGKIRKLQGLLKQLDQRVVAEEERDYFHRDIRIAVRNIMCVFCISYFADALASTVDVLTKKERELMYPAWFPFDWAANRYRYYAAVFYQIFGVSMQITQNLAHDTFAPISLCVMSGQVRLLAMRVSRIGYDKSKSRLTHERELNECIEDHKILLRSFDLLQDIFWYTQMVQFSSVGLNICMTVVFMLLFVDNLFGYVYYSVYFFSMAIELLPACYYGSKMQEEFQDLPYAIFRCNWLEQRKSFQQNLRIFTELSRKQLTPTAGGIINIHLTSFVATCKSAYSLYTVLMNMK